In the Salmo trutta chromosome 33, fSalTru1.1, whole genome shotgun sequence genome, one interval contains:
- the LOC115172506 gene encoding BAG family molecular chaperone regulator 5 isoform X2 produces the protein MAVRWLCSLFGKPFDGGKRMDHGSQQQHPAMIRLYEVQREVQSLGPQVCTFSGLKNEREYRRLERELTRLLLEVDQVDTEGRVDLQGARKRAAQEVEGLLRYLEENATHPSRLAIEELSREAQRLVEQGVVEPQRAGGTAEISDELVDAVQELILRLTQVKTGGSVPLRKARYRALTRLCAVQDVIEGRTRQQTLPLSEDTHVAVQRINQVMVQVSGARSQLVALLMGLSGRDSCAHLSRVLTELLVELDALDVSGNAAVRNYRKQVVEEINGLLKHLDLEGEGDDTRRYDLAQNDSIRQIEAVRGRVGQLRGEVLRHCGVGDLFRPKPELQSLLTHLDQVDTARNPCIREARRRAVLEVQAVITFLDLREALICRQPGSNEPPQHRAVWMVLGSLSDLQAQVLCFNGKRADKSYILLEELLTKQLLALDAVDPQGDEMTKVARKQAVKFAQNILSYLDMKTDEWEY, from the exons CTTGTTTGGAAAGCCCTTTGATGGTGGAAAGAGGATGGACCATGGCAGCCAGCAGCAGCACCCAGCCATGATACGGCTCTATGAGGTCCAGCGGGAGGTCCAGTCTCTGGGCCCTCAGGTGTGCACCTTCAGTGGGTTGAAGAACGAGCGGGAGTATCGACGGCTGGAGCGCGAGCTGACCCGGCTGCTCCTGGAGGTGGACCAGGTGGACACGGAGGGCAGGGTAGACCTACAGGGGGCACGCAAGAGAGCAGCCCAGGAGGTGGAGGGGCTGCTGCGCTACCTTGAGGAGAACGCCACCCACCCGTCCCGCCTGGCCATCGAGGAGCTGAGCCGGGAGGCCCAGAGGCTGGTGGAGCAGGGGGTGGTGGAACCGCAGCGGGCCGGGGGCACAGCAGAGATCAGTGATGAGCTGGTGGATGCCGTGCAGGAGCTGATACTGAGGCTTACCCAGGTGAAGACAGGAGGAAGTGTGCCCCTCCGTAAGGCTCGCTATCGGGCCCTGACACGACTGTGTGCCGTGCAGGACGTGATCGAGGGGCGCACGCGCCAGCAGACCCTCCCCCTGTCAGAAGACACGCACGTGGCCGTGCAGAGGATCAATCAGGTGATGGTGCAGGTGAGTGGGGCGCGCAGCCAGCTGGTGGCACTGCTGATGGGGCTGAGTGGGAGGGATAGCTGTGCCCACCTGTCCCGCGTGCTCACTGAGCTCCTGGTGGAGCTGGACGCCCTGGATGTGTCGGGGAACGCAGCGGTCCGGAACTACCGCAAACAGGTGGTGGAGGAGATCAACGGCCTGCTCAAACACCTGgacctggagggagagggagacgacACCCGCAG GTATGACTTGGCGCAGAATGACTCAATCCGTCAGATTGAGGCGGTGCGGGGTCGAGTGGGCCAGCTGCGCGGGGAGGTCCTGCGACACTGTGGGGTGGGCGACCTCTTCAGGCCCAAGCCTGAGCTCCAGAGTCTCCTCACACACCTGGACCAGGTGGACACGGCCCGTAACCCCTGTATCCGTGAGGCCCGCCGACGCGCTGTGCTAGAGGTCCAGGCTGTCATCACCTTCCTGGACCTCCGTGAGGCCCTGATCTGCCGCCAGCCAGGCTCCAACGAGCCCCCACAACACAGGGCTGTGTGGATGGTCCTGGGCAGCCTGTCAGACCTCCAGGCCCAGGTACTCTGCTTCAACGGCAAGCGGGCCGACAAGAGCTACATATTGCTTGAGGAGCTTCTAACTAAACAGCTGCTGGCCCTGGATGCAGTTGACCCACAGGGTGATGAGATGACCAAAGTGGCCCGCAAGCAGGCAGTCAAGTTTGCCCAGAACATCCTCAGCTATCTGGACATGAAGACAGACGAGTGGGAATACTGA
- the LOC115172506 gene encoding BAG family molecular chaperone regulator 5 isoform X3, translating into MDHGSQQQHPAMIRLYEVQREVQSLGPQVCTFSGLKNEREYRRLERELTRLLLEVDQVDTEGRVDLQGARKRAAQEVEGLLRYLEENATHPSRLAIEELSREAQRLVEQGVVEPQRAGGTAEISDELVDAVQELILRLTQVKTGGSVPLRKARYRALTRLCAVQDVIEGRTRQQTLPLSEDTHVAVQRINQVMVQVSGARSQLVALLMGLSGRDSCAHLSRVLTELLVELDALDVSGNAAVRNYRKQVVEEINGLLKHLDLEGEGDDTRRYDLAQNDSIRQIEAVRGRVGQLRGEVLRHCGVGDLFRPKPELQSLLTHLDQVDTARNPCIREARRRAVLEVQAVITFLDLREALICRQPGSNEPPQHRAVWMVLGSLSDLQAQVLCFNGKRADKSYILLEELLTKQLLALDAVDPQGDEMTKVARKQAVKFAQNILSYLDMKTDEWEY; encoded by the exons ATGGACCATGGCAGCCAGCAGCAGCACCCAGCCATGATACGGCTCTATGAGGTCCAGCGGGAGGTCCAGTCTCTGGGCCCTCAGGTGTGCACCTTCAGTGGGTTGAAGAACGAGCGGGAGTATCGACGGCTGGAGCGCGAGCTGACCCGGCTGCTCCTGGAGGTGGACCAGGTGGACACGGAGGGCAGGGTAGACCTACAGGGGGCACGCAAGAGAGCAGCCCAGGAGGTGGAGGGGCTGCTGCGCTACCTTGAGGAGAACGCCACCCACCCGTCCCGCCTGGCCATCGAGGAGCTGAGCCGGGAGGCCCAGAGGCTGGTGGAGCAGGGGGTGGTGGAACCGCAGCGGGCCGGGGGCACAGCAGAGATCAGTGATGAGCTGGTGGATGCCGTGCAGGAGCTGATACTGAGGCTTACCCAGGTGAAGACAGGAGGAAGTGTGCCCCTCCGTAAGGCTCGCTATCGGGCCCTGACACGACTGTGTGCCGTGCAGGACGTGATCGAGGGGCGCACGCGCCAGCAGACCCTCCCCCTGTCAGAAGACACGCACGTGGCCGTGCAGAGGATCAATCAGGTGATGGTGCAGGTGAGTGGGGCGCGCAGCCAGCTGGTGGCACTGCTGATGGGGCTGAGTGGGAGGGATAGCTGTGCCCACCTGTCCCGCGTGCTCACTGAGCTCCTGGTGGAGCTGGACGCCCTGGATGTGTCGGGGAACGCAGCGGTCCGGAACTACCGCAAACAGGTGGTGGAGGAGATCAACGGCCTGCTCAAACACCTGgacctggagggagagggagacgacACCCGCAG GTATGACTTGGCGCAGAATGACTCAATCCGTCAGATTGAGGCGGTGCGGGGTCGAGTGGGCCAGCTGCGCGGGGAGGTCCTGCGACACTGTGGGGTGGGCGACCTCTTCAGGCCCAAGCCTGAGCTCCAGAGTCTCCTCACACACCTGGACCAGGTGGACACGGCCCGTAACCCCTGTATCCGTGAGGCCCGCCGACGCGCTGTGCTAGAGGTCCAGGCTGTCATCACCTTCCTGGACCTCCGTGAGGCCCTGATCTGCCGCCAGCCAGGCTCCAACGAGCCCCCACAACACAGGGCTGTGTGGATGGTCCTGGGCAGCCTGTCAGACCTCCAGGCCCAGGTACTCTGCTTCAACGGCAAGCGGGCCGACAAGAGCTACATATTGCTTGAGGAGCTTCTAACTAAACAGCTGCTGGCCCTGGATGCAGTTGACCCACAGGGTGATGAGATGACCAAAGTGGCCCGCAAGCAGGCAGTCAAGTTTGCCCAGAACATCCTCAGCTATCTGGACATGAAGACAGACGAGTGGGAATACTGA
- the LOC115172506 gene encoding BAG family molecular chaperone regulator 5 isoform X1 — protein MCANVFGALKSLFGKPFDGGKRMDHGSQQQHPAMIRLYEVQREVQSLGPQVCTFSGLKNEREYRRLERELTRLLLEVDQVDTEGRVDLQGARKRAAQEVEGLLRYLEENATHPSRLAIEELSREAQRLVEQGVVEPQRAGGTAEISDELVDAVQELILRLTQVKTGGSVPLRKARYRALTRLCAVQDVIEGRTRQQTLPLSEDTHVAVQRINQVMVQVSGARSQLVALLMGLSGRDSCAHLSRVLTELLVELDALDVSGNAAVRNYRKQVVEEINGLLKHLDLEGEGDDTRRYDLAQNDSIRQIEAVRGRVGQLRGEVLRHCGVGDLFRPKPELQSLLTHLDQVDTARNPCIREARRRAVLEVQAVITFLDLREALICRQPGSNEPPQHRAVWMVLGSLSDLQAQVLCFNGKRADKSYILLEELLTKQLLALDAVDPQGDEMTKVARKQAVKFAQNILSYLDMKTDEWEY, from the exons ATGTGCGCGAATGTCTTTGGCGCTTTGAAAAG CTTGTTTGGAAAGCCCTTTGATGGTGGAAAGAGGATGGACCATGGCAGCCAGCAGCAGCACCCAGCCATGATACGGCTCTATGAGGTCCAGCGGGAGGTCCAGTCTCTGGGCCCTCAGGTGTGCACCTTCAGTGGGTTGAAGAACGAGCGGGAGTATCGACGGCTGGAGCGCGAGCTGACCCGGCTGCTCCTGGAGGTGGACCAGGTGGACACGGAGGGCAGGGTAGACCTACAGGGGGCACGCAAGAGAGCAGCCCAGGAGGTGGAGGGGCTGCTGCGCTACCTTGAGGAGAACGCCACCCACCCGTCCCGCCTGGCCATCGAGGAGCTGAGCCGGGAGGCCCAGAGGCTGGTGGAGCAGGGGGTGGTGGAACCGCAGCGGGCCGGGGGCACAGCAGAGATCAGTGATGAGCTGGTGGATGCCGTGCAGGAGCTGATACTGAGGCTTACCCAGGTGAAGACAGGAGGAAGTGTGCCCCTCCGTAAGGCTCGCTATCGGGCCCTGACACGACTGTGTGCCGTGCAGGACGTGATCGAGGGGCGCACGCGCCAGCAGACCCTCCCCCTGTCAGAAGACACGCACGTGGCCGTGCAGAGGATCAATCAGGTGATGGTGCAGGTGAGTGGGGCGCGCAGCCAGCTGGTGGCACTGCTGATGGGGCTGAGTGGGAGGGATAGCTGTGCCCACCTGTCCCGCGTGCTCACTGAGCTCCTGGTGGAGCTGGACGCCCTGGATGTGTCGGGGAACGCAGCGGTCCGGAACTACCGCAAACAGGTGGTGGAGGAGATCAACGGCCTGCTCAAACACCTGgacctggagggagagggagacgacACCCGCAG GTATGACTTGGCGCAGAATGACTCAATCCGTCAGATTGAGGCGGTGCGGGGTCGAGTGGGCCAGCTGCGCGGGGAGGTCCTGCGACACTGTGGGGTGGGCGACCTCTTCAGGCCCAAGCCTGAGCTCCAGAGTCTCCTCACACACCTGGACCAGGTGGACACGGCCCGTAACCCCTGTATCCGTGAGGCCCGCCGACGCGCTGTGCTAGAGGTCCAGGCTGTCATCACCTTCCTGGACCTCCGTGAGGCCCTGATCTGCCGCCAGCCAGGCTCCAACGAGCCCCCACAACACAGGGCTGTGTGGATGGTCCTGGGCAGCCTGTCAGACCTCCAGGCCCAGGTACTCTGCTTCAACGGCAAGCGGGCCGACAAGAGCTACATATTGCTTGAGGAGCTTCTAACTAAACAGCTGCTGGCCCTGGATGCAGTTGACCCACAGGGTGATGAGATGACCAAAGTGGCCCGCAAGCAGGCAGTCAAGTTTGCCCAGAACATCCTCAGCTATCTGGACATGAAGACAGACGAGTGGGAATACTGA